In Amphiprion ocellaris isolate individual 3 ecotype Okinawa chromosome 5, ASM2253959v1, whole genome shotgun sequence, the genomic stretch catcactgaggtgtagcactgccctccctggctcataatagggaattctaataaagaatatctgcttagctttcagggagggccggtgatggtcacacacatgcactaaatattaaaatatttggctgcaagactaaaatatgcatcaatctcataaaatgttgactccccttttgtggagttaaacaatgagaacaaatgcagacaaaaaaaaagaaaaaaaaaaaaaaaaaaaaaaaatggtgtgtgtgaaaaaaaaagctgtggcAAAGGCTAACAAAGAATGAAACATGGCTTAGAAATGTCAAATTGAGTATTACTCTGAAGAACCACGTACTTGTATACAACTgtgtcaaatgttttctttatgttGCACTCTGATTACACAAAGGATCTCTATACAAGCTAATATGGTTGACTGTACCTGTGGTTGAGCAGGTGACGGTGCATCAGAGTTTTGCGTGGGCTGCTGGCTCTGTTCCTGCCGCTGGGGGACAGCAGGGATGGATCCTGACCCCCCACCAGCTCCATCTTGTGCTCCAGGGACCTGATGGGTTAGAGCTGCCTTCAGtcgctacaaagagacacagacgACAGTTCATGGATTGCAATCCACTGAACACGCTGACaatgaaagaaagcaaagaaagcTTGTCAGGGAAGCTATTAGGGACAGATATTAGAGACGTaatgtaatgtgttttttgcagaaatCTTTTTGCCTGTTACATATAAAAAAGGTTTAATACACAACTGGAATATACAAACCATGTCATGAGAAGAACTAACAAATTGCATTGTGCAGATTATATATAATCACCTATTTTATACATGAAATGTGTGTGCctgttaatttaaaaagaaaatgcatgacATCCGTACATTCTTGTTGCTTTATGCCACACTGTATTTTGAATCATAAGTAAGGGctttaacaaaacaatggacagatgatgcagctgtgcCACACATCACATTTAACTGACGTTGCTCTGAAACGACAGCTCCAAGACAagaatgtctcattttgttaaatgcCTGTTGTCTAGACTCCTCTCTCCTCGTGTCTCTTCCCTGCttcatctgtttgcttctcttgtAGGAGGGACTAAAATGTGAGAAGGAAAGAAATTGAGGATGTACAAACTGAGAAATCGGAATAAGggagtgttttctttttccgtTTTGGGCTACTGCAGAAACATTGCAGTGGAACATGGTGACTCTCTGGATGAGGACACACTATTCAAATGTAAAGGGCTTATTTTAAGGTAACAGAAACACAGTGGGTCTTTTCAGGTGATTATACACTAgtgaaaacataattataacattATATTCTATTTCTGCTAAAAGCTCTCCCCAGTTAGATTTGAACTTGGAAACAATGCTTTCAATTATAAATCATGCAATTTGTGGAACAAAACAGTCACTCCTTAAAATTATTACACTAAAATCTTTTGGATATTttagaaaatttattttaaacttcACCCACTATACTTGCAACTGTTTcacaaaatatgcattttataattttatttatttaatctcaCAAACCATTTTCcctaaaaatgaaattttaatgtatttaattaaCATACTGTGGTAATACCTTTTCTCTGTTTGACCatctctttgctgtttttttttctgttcctttcatttttgtaatttgatttGTTATGAAAAGAGGGTCACTCCTCAATAATCTCGAGTATAAATAAAGGTCAAAGGCTGAGTAAGAAAATCCTACACACTGAACCTTTaagtgcagcagttttgcaaatttattaagtGAGCATGCACAAATGGGCACATTGTTTTCACAGCCTGCAGCCTACAAAATGATGTCAGTATGACTGATGATCTCACCATCTTGGTCTCAGAGTGAAGACTGTATCCAGACGGGGAGGATGAACCACTGCTTGCCCCTCCAACAGGAGGTCCTGGAATCCCAGGGATGTTAGGCACAGTGTTGACTGGCCTCGCAAGCTGTACATTGTAAcaaataaagacagagagagagagagagaaacagacaagAGATGGTAAAAATACCATTCCATTTCTATCATTTATATATTTCTCAGTGTTTTGAAGATCACTTACAGATATAACTGAGGTTATCTGCACAGGACTGGGCAGGAGGGGGACTGTCTGTCCATTGGGAAGGTGCCTCACCAGTGGATACGCGCTTGTAGGGGAGCTGTTGACAAGATTAGACACTTGTAAATGGATGATTGTGATGAAGAAAAGATTGAAGATTGGATATGCAAAGTCTTTTACTTTTCCAATGAACTCTTCTAAAGCATCAGTTGTGTCTAGCCTCTTAAGGCCAGTTTCCATGATAGACTATGTAAACAACCTATAATTCTGAGTGAGACTTAATTTATCTCTCAAAAGTAGGTCTGACTTAGCCTCAAACTACACTTGCCTCACCTCACAGTTAGACCAGGAGCaggaaaatgacagagaaatcAGATCATAACCTTGTTCTTTTGGAAATGCAGACAAAACTCAGTTAACCCGTCTGGACATGTGTGGCATCTGCATCGCTGACAGTCCTGTAATAGTAGTAATCTATTTGtatcttgaaaaaaatccagatgtAGAACTTTGACAATGTAATTTATGATTTGACAAAAGTCAGCAAGTTTTTCTACATACAGAAGACTGATCTTTCCACTCATTTAGAACAACATGTTCTAACCAACTATAGAACCATACAGCTGTCCCAGGTGTGACTAGTGTGACTAGGTGTGACTACTTGCATGTTGGTTTGTGGGCATTTTCTGGTACATTTTCCCAGTTATTACTTTTAAGTTTTAAGGCGTTTCTCAAATAGGCCaacaaacataaagaaaaatatacaaCAGGAGCACAATGTAGTTAGTTTACCCAAGCTGTCTGTTGGAGGGTGGAGCTTGTGTGATGACAGAAGTCGGAGAAGGTAGGGTTGGGTGTAGTGGGTCATTGCTCAGGTGAAGGGGAAGAGAACCTGGACGCACAATAGTTGGAGTGGGAGCAGAGCTTGCCACAGGCTTTGTGAGAATCTCCTGTTaacaaattaacaataaaacactgttCTTTCCATTCATAAATGAATTTTACTTGCATGTATCAACAATAAATCTGTTAAGCAGTTTGTACCTTGCCTCTCCCCcttgagtctctgctgtcatctgaCATGCTGGACGAGGAGTCTGGGCTTTCAGGAGGTGAAGAATCAACTTGTAAAGgaccctcatcctcctcttttaCTTCAGAAGGTGTTTGTAATGGTGCAGCCTTAAAGACCCAAAgttgagaaaatgacaaattttctAAATcatctaaaacaacaaaatgtctaATTCTAACATCATTCTATGTAACAACCAGCAAGTCATTCATTCAACATTCATCCCTTTTTCTCACCGGGTGTTTTGTCCTTTGCTCGTCTTCCTGTGCTTTGCAAAACTCCTGTTCAAAGGAGCTGGCCAGCTCATTGAATAAACCAACCTCCTCACAGTTCTTCAGGAAACGTGTGGGTGTGGGAGTCTGgtctgccaaaaaaaaaggcatataTTACATTAGTCAACAGCATTACGAAGACAGAAATATCTCAGTCCAAACAGACACATAATAGCACATGAATACAGATCCTCACAGCACTGACAGCTTTATTTCTCCTCAATTCAGCATCATCCAACAAGGACTAAGAAATGATTCTGCCATTACCTGCAATGATAACGGAGTCGGTTCTGGCTGGACcaaattttaaagtcatttcatgcttgtgtttgtgtactGACAGGTGGTCTTCATTTGTGAATCTCTGCAAAAGAAAATACAgtcagtaagaaaaaaaaatagctatCTAGTATGAAtgtaaataacataaaacctAGCATCAGTGTGTTTACTATGCTgataaaacatgacaaagaacTAATCAGAAGAGCTACTTCATTGCTGATGTGAGAAGAATAATAGTAACTGCTTTCTGTTAGATGATCCACAGTGATGTAGGCAACTATAAGAGCAACACTATTAGTGGCTGATCGCTTACATCATCTATGTAGCTAAACTGTAGTAAATTAATGTAATGATAAGAGTAAGGTAGGCATCTATTCTAAATTTctctgaaaacagaatgaaatcaAGTGCTAGAAAGATATTCACTGAGTAATCATACCTGCCCACATCCAGGGGCAGTGCATACAAAGGGTCGATCATCCCCCATCTCAGATAAATGTTCTGCAAAATTGAGCAAAACACAGTTTGTTAGCTGCTTTATTAATTAATGCAGGAGGTAATCACACAACTGATGCTCAAGTTGCCAAGATACACTGTCAATGATTTAATAGTACTGAGTGCTTCAATCGTGTCACTTCTCTATTTATCTATATTGTCTGCAATTTTCCCTgctgcgggatcaataaaggtttaatctatacCGGTGCTAGACAATTATTCAGAAGCAATTGGCTAGCTAGAAAATACTCAGACGTTATTGTCTATTATTTGAGTATGTCAGACTGTGTTTTCACTTGTATCAACCTGCAGCATCTGTCTACATATGAAGAATACCATGCACCTGTTGAGAAGTGCAATCTGTGTTAGCGCCATTAATTTCATGTGTTCACCTGTCACCGAAAAGCCTAGTAACGTGGTCATACAAACAAGAGGTTAGGAGGGACACGGGCCGAAGACTGCCGGCCTGTTCGGAGCATTTGCTTTGGACTCGGTCGGAGATAATCGCAGACTAACGTTCAACGATGGGGCAGCAGAGAAGGTTACCATCGAACCTACACTCCTGTGTCTATCAACCGATTGGAGTTAGCTGCTATCACTGTCGAGGTCGTTTAGCTATGCAGCTAGCTTAGTGGCTTACATTACAGACTGTTGACAGGTTAACCTAATGTACTACTTATTTGGCTAGCTTTGACTTTATGAGAGCTAGGCCTCAGGGTAGCACATCCTTACGGCTAACCTCACCAAAACATTTTGTTTCCAAAACCCCACAGACGTGTCATTGTAACAAACGTGTAAGCTGATATGGTGGAAACTAAATACAAGTAACGGCCGACCAGAAGCGCGTCGCAAAGCGGTTATTATAGTGTAGCTGCCAATCACACCACAGCTAGCTAAGCTCCTGCTAACTGCTAATCGAAGCTTCGTTAACTGTGAGTTTATGCGGTCCGCCAAGTTAGTAGCTAGCGTTAGCACGCTAATGCTAAAGAGAGCCAGCCGCAGAAACTGCGCTCCAATCGCATGAGCAGTCGCATGCTTCATGGGCATAGGCAATATAGTCCACAGAGGATTAAAATTAACATTAGTTGATCTGAAATATGGCGAAACTCACCCGACATTTAAACTGCCTCTGCACTCCCCCTCCCTGCTCCGGACAGCgtttctgtgctgctgctgcctggctGTTGTTGACACTCTGACACTTCCATTAGCGAAATATCGCGAGAACTACAACTTGGCACCGTGTTACGTAACAGGGTTGATCTGAGGGAAAACGTAAACGTAATACTGAATCCATTTGTATTGTCTGAATCTTTACATATCCCCTGGCTTTAAATATACCAAACCCGAGCCAATTCTATGCAAGTACTACTTCACTGTCTTATATTCACCCATAAGTTAAATGTCCTGAACACACTCACTGAAGATTGTAATCCAAATGTGCTGACAGAAGTTACATAATGTTTGTTATTTCCGGATGTTGTCTTGGCAGATGTCATGTAAAATCCGTTAACAAATCCTCTCCTTTGCTGTGTAGCAGATCATTGACATAATGTGCTCTGTGTAAATACAGGAAAATCAGGCCACAGATCAGTGTCAGCTGTTACAACAGATATAACATGTTGTGCAAATATACATAAAACCCAAAactctttaaaaatatatttttattttaatacatcAGGCTCAGTAATAAAATATTCACTTGATAAGCCAGTGTGTGCTTGGTTGATAAAAATTTCAATCTCATGTTTGATTGTGAGTTATGAACAGAATTCTAAAACAGGATTTAATTTGCATTGGCAagccaacaacaaaaaatgtctgaCAAATGCATAGTGGACAAACACACGAGCTCCAGCTGTGCCTACAATAAACTAAGATTTACATTGGACAAGATGTGGTGTCCCCATATGCCCTAAACTGATGTTAACAACCAACTTTTGAACCTTTTGAGCAAATTTATGTGCTCAAAATTCCTGGACTTTTTAGTTAAATGAAACACTGTTAAGGCACTGGAGTGTTGGGCTGAGATAATCATTCTGTGTAGTCTGAAGCAGAAGCAATATCTTtctcttttgcacatattttacaCTGTCAACATTTAACAACTGGCGACAAGACAGTAAATACAGTACACTGCAGTAACTCCCTACAAGCAGACGACTCACTTATTAAGGAAAAAAGTTTTAGTAACTATCTTTGCTTACGTTTTGCTCATTTACAACACCTCAAGCTACAGAGatgaaatgaaattttttttttaccacccCCAAAGTATACAGCTCAGTCCTCATGATATATGCATTTTGCTAAAAGGAAAACCTACTGAAAGTCTTTCTAAACAAATTGAGGTctgcaaaaatgttgacattctATGACAAAGTCTGTCAAATGATATATACTCATCTATTTACATGTCTAAATTCTGTAATGATTAAAAGTCTTAAGATCAAAAGGATAGTGGATTTCACTGGACGTACAGGTATGTTGCGCTTATTGTTGAGCCTCATATTGCAATACAGATCCATATCTAACGCTAGTTAATAACCAAACATCTTTTCTCAGAGCAGTctacaaatgtacaaatattacaaaacagagTACTATAAAGTGAGAAACATAACTGATAGAACATTAAAAGAGTTTGCCTACTGCTGTAGAGACGTACATTAGAACAAGTACATGGAAAAACCAGATCAAAACTAAATTACCAACATATACACAATGACTGACTACAGTATACACATTTACCAAATCAAGTTCAAAGGCGGTTTTAGTTCCCCAAACTACAATCAATTTTACCATATTAATTGAGGACTCTAGCCAACCTTCAAACTGCTACATCAATCAAGCAGTGAAAACACTCCATTGAGGAGAAAAATCATTTTTCCTGCTCTAGGTCGCTCAGATCATCCATTATGTTTAGATTACAGTTACTTGTACTTCTGATTCTTCAGATAAGCTGCTTGGAtctaaaaacatgatcaaaactGGAAATGCAGATCTATCCTCAAAATTTGATGTCCTCCTGAATAGATTCGCTGTGCACCACAAGTTGCCATGCTAGACAGGACCACTTGTACTAGTCTCAGCTAAAAATTAGCCTTGTGACATTGTAGACTATTAACAATGCTTCATGAGATAGGTGCCAACATCACTGAGATCTGAAAACACGGAGAcagtctttctggtcctgcttaCTTGGAATAAGCCTCAGCAACAGTCATCTGTTTGGCCAGGGATTCATGCTCCATCAGCCATCAATCGTGCAAAGATGACACATGCAGACCTGTTACAGTTATACTCCAGGACTCATTTCAAATGTTAGCAGTAATGACATAACATACGCAAAGACAATTACTTTCAAATACAACTAACACCAAATAAGGATTGAAAGTAAATCACACCATTCTCTAAGTGTACACTCACATTATTGTTAGAACAAGATTCTGAAATCATGAAAAGTTCTTCTGACAAAGCCGCTTTCTAACCTTCCAAATGTTTCTATAGTTCTGCCATGGATTCAACATGAGCCACTTCAAAAATCGTTCTATCCTTGATTTCAATGCAAAACAACTTTGATGAAAAGTTAAAGACGTATTACATGCAAACAACCACTGAGAAAGAAATCAAATGtgccattttgtcatttctgataaTTGTAAAGTTTGCTGGATtactcatatttttaaaaaaaaatagacacaacacCAGCCCCGACTTGCTTAAACACATACATATGTAGATACACTACAGATTTAGCCCATTTATGAGGGATACTCTTAATATCATGGTGACATTACTTTAAGCTAAGTATGCTTTATCACCCTAAAGTCTGCATTTGTGTCTGCAGACTAAGCAGTTTCCTGAAAGGAATACATATTTACAGCCTATTCAAATAGTTTCAGGTCTTTAACAATGTTGATTCTTTGACAAAGTCTGTcaaattaaatatattcatCTGTCTATTTACATGTTATATATTTACAGAGTTCATATTAGTATTATAGTTGATGTTTAAAAGGGTTCTTTTTTAAGCTATTTTGATGAACTTGGAGGAATGTTCTGTTCCTTGCCACTGCGTCTGGCTCCCCGCTGTGGGGAAAATCTTTTGCCAGTGTTCAGGCCTCTCTGATGTTCCCGAATCTTCAGCCCTGAACCTCCGACTCTGCCTTGGCCGGGTGGCCCTCTAAAGGGGTGTAATGGTTGTCGAGGAGGCCGTTTATCTCCAGGTTTGTCTGGAGTTTGTCTTGAGTTGGCCCGAGGCTCCTCTACCCTGTTGACCTTCAGCTCTTGCAGAGGTTGGCTGGCAGAGGAGGCAGAAGGAGAGGGAGTGGGAGAGGGCATCGGTGCAGGCGGTGGGTCCTTGGCCATTCTCTGGCACACCTCTGCATAGCTGAGCTTTCTGGATCCCTGGATAGAGAACAACG encodes the following:
- the atf7b gene encoding cyclic AMP-dependent transcription factor ATF-7b isoform X5, which codes for MTLKFGPARTDSVIIADQTPTPTRFLKNCEEVGLFNELASSFEQEFCKAQEDEQRTKHPAAPLQTPSEVKEEDEGPLQVDSSPPESPDSSSSMSDDSRDSRGRGKEILTKPVASSAPTPTIVRPGSLPLHLSNDPLHPTLPSPTSVITQAPPSNRQLGSPTSAYPLVRHLPNGQTVPLLPSPVQITSVISLARPVNTVPNIPGIPGPPVGGASSGSSSPSGYSLHSETKMRLKAALTHQVPGAQDGAGGGSGSIPAVPQRQEQSQQPTQNSDAPSPAQPQVSPAQPTGGRRRRASEMDPDERRQRFLERNRAAASRCRQKRKLWVNSLEKKAEDLANMNVSLSSEVTLLRNEVAQLKQLLLAHKDCPVTVMQKKAAFLAAGGEETSRDASTEPIGSPAAVIQHGPSPPASAPSPGATINGLSVRAAEAVAMSVLAGMGSGQPGGVVMATQPQSAQR
- the atf7b gene encoding cyclic AMP-dependent transcription factor ATF-7b isoform X1; this translates as MSEHLSEMGDDRPFVCTAPGCGQRFTNEDHLSVHKHKHEMTLKFGPARTDSVIIADQTPTPTRFLKNCEEVGLFNELASSFEQEFCKAQEDEQRTKHPAAPLQTPSEVKEEDEGPLQVDSSPPESPDSSSSMSDDSRDSRGRGKEILTKPVASSAPTPTIVRPGSLPLHLSNDPLHPTLPSPTSVITQAPPSNRQLGSPTSAYPLVRHLPNGQTVPLLPSPVQITSVISLARPVNTVPNIPGIPGPPVGGASSGSSSPSGYSLHSETKMRLKAALTHQVPGAQDGAGGGSGSIPAVPQRQEQSQQPTQNSDAPSPAQPQVSPAQPTGGRRRRASEMDPDERRQRFLERNRAAASRCRQKRKLWVNSLEKKAEDLANMNVSLSSEVTLLRNEVAQLKQLLLAHKDCPVTVMQKKAAFLAAGGEETSRDASTEPIGSPAAVIQHGPSPPASAPSPGATINGLSVRAAEAVAMSVLAGMGSGQPGGVVMATQPQSAQR
- the atf7b gene encoding cyclic AMP-dependent transcription factor ATF-7b isoform X2; translation: MSEHLSEMGDDRPFVCTAPGCGQRFTNEDHLSVHKHKHEMTLKFGPARTDSVIIADQTPTPTRFLKNCEEVGLFNELASSFEQEFCKAQEDEQRTKHPAAPLQTPSEVKEEDEGPLQVDSSPPESPDSSSSMSDDSRDSRGRGKEILTKPVASSAPTPTIVRPGSLPLHLSNDPLHPTLPSPTSVITQAPPSNRQLGSPTSAYPLVRHLPNGQTVPLLPSPVQITSVISLARPVNTVPNIPGIPGPPVGGASSGSSSPSGYSLHSETKMRLKAALTHQVPGAQDGAGGGSGSIPAVPQRQEQSQQPTQNSDAPSPAQPQPTGGRRRRASEMDPDERRQRFLERNRAAASRCRQKRKLWVNSLEKKAEDLANMNVSLSSEVTLLRNEVAQLKQLLLAHKDCPVTVMQKKAAFLAAGGEETSRDASTEPIGSPAAVIQHGPSPPASAPSPGATINGLSVRAAEAVAMSVLAGMGSGQPGGVVMATQPQSAQR
- the atf7b gene encoding cyclic AMP-dependent transcription factor ATF-7b isoform X3, with protein sequence MSEHLSEMGDDRPFVCTAPGCGQRFTNEDHLSVHKHKHEMTLKFGPARTDSVIIADQTPTPTRFLKNCEEVGLFNELASSFEQEFCKAQEDEQRTKHPAAPLQTPSEVKEEDEGPLQVDSSPPESPDSSSSMSDDSRDSRGRGKEILTKPVASSAPTPTIVRPGSLPLHLSNDPLHPTLPSPTSVITQAPPSNRQLGSPTSAYPLVRHLPNGQTVPLLPSPVQITSVISLARPVNTVPNIPGIPGPPVGGASSGSSSPSGYSLHSETKMVPGAQDGAGGGSGSIPAVPQRQEQSQQPTQNSDAPSPAQPQVSPAQPTGGRRRRASEMDPDERRQRFLERNRAAASRCRQKRKLWVNSLEKKAEDLANMNVSLSSEVTLLRNEVAQLKQLLLAHKDCPVTVMQKKAAFLAAGGEETSRDASTEPIGSPAAVIQHGPSPPASAPSPGATINGLSVRAAEAVAMSVLAGMGSGQPGGVVMATQPQSAQR
- the atf7b gene encoding cyclic AMP-dependent transcription factor ATF-7b isoform X4; translation: MSEHLSEMGDDRPFVCTAPGCGQRFTNEDHLSVHKHKHEMTLKFGPARTDSVIIADQTPTPTRFLKNCEEVGLFNELASSFEQEFCKAQEDEQRTKHPAAPLQTPSEVKEEDEGPLQVDSSPPESPDSSSSMSDDSRDSRGRGKEILTKPVASSAPTPTIVRPGSLPLHLSNDPLHPTLPSPTSVITQAPPSNRQLGSPTSAYPLVRHLPNGQTVPLLPSPVQITSVISLARPVNTVPNIPGIPGPPVGGASSGSSSPSGYSLHSETKMVPGAQDGAGGGSGSIPAVPQRQEQSQQPTQNSDAPSPAQPQPTGGRRRRASEMDPDERRQRFLERNRAAASRCRQKRKLWVNSLEKKAEDLANMNVSLSSEVTLLRNEVAQLKQLLLAHKDCPVTVMQKKAAFLAAGGEETSRDASTEPIGSPAAVIQHGPSPPASAPSPGATINGLSVRAAEAVAMSVLAGMGSGQPGGVVMATQPQSAQR
- the atf7b gene encoding cyclic AMP-dependent transcription factor ATF-7b isoform X6 yields the protein MSEHLSEMGDDRPFVCTAPGCGQRFTNEDHLSVHKHKHEMTLKFGPARTDSVIIADQTPTPTRFLKNCEEVGLFNELASSFEQEFCKAQEDEQRTKHPAAPLQTPSEVKEEDEGPLQVDSSPPESPDSSSSMSDDSRDSRGRGKEILTKPVASSAPTPTIVRPGSLPLHLSNDPLHPTLPSPTSVITQAPPSNRQLGSPTSAYPLVRHLPNGQTVPLLPSPVQITSVISLARPVNTVPNIPGIPGPPVGGASSGSSSPSGYSLHSETKMRLKAALTHQVPGAQDGAGGGSGSIPAVPQRQEQSQQPTQNSDAPSPAQPQVSPAQPTGGRRRRASEMDPDERRQRFLERNRAAASRCRQKRKLWVNSLEKKAEDLANMNVSLSSEVTLLRNEVAQLKQLLLAHKDCPVTVMQKKAAFLG